AAGCCAGCCGTTTTGGTGTTGCCACTCGACGATTTCGCGCAGGTTCAAGGAGCCAACCAGCAAGACCGGGGCCAGCAGGCTGATGCCCAGGGCCAGCTCGTAAGAGATCAGCGAGGCCGAGGAGCGCAACGAGCCCAACAAGGAGTACTTAGAGTTGGAAGCCCAGCCGGCCAAAAAGATGCCGTAAATAGCAATTTCCGAGACTGCGAACACGTAGAGCAAGCCCACATCCAGGTTGATGACCCAGGGGTCGTAGCCAAAGAAGGCGTCCTTGGGGCCAAAAGGAATCAGGCCGAAGGTGAGCACTGCAAAGGTCACCGAGATCATGGGGGCCAGCACAAAAACCACTTTGTCGGCCTTGGCCACCACCAGGTCTTCCTTGAAGATGGACTTGATGGCATCGGCCAGGGGTTGCAACAGGCCATCGGGCCCCACCCGGTTGGGCCCTTGGCGTATCTGAATGCGGGCCAGGAGGCGCCGCTCGATCAGGGTCATGTACGCAAAGGCCGTGAGCAGGCCGAAAATCACCAAAAAGGCCTTGATGCCCACCATCCAGAGAGGGTCGGTGGCGCTAGGGTCGGCGGCGGGTGTGGGGTCGGCGCCCAAAGCGATGCCGGTCATGAGCAGCGAAACAA
This genomic stretch from Meiothermus sp. harbors:
- the nuoH gene encoding NADH-quinone oxidoreductase subunit NuoH gives rise to the protein MTGIALGADPTPAADPSATDPLWMVGIKAFLVIFGLLTAFAYMTLIERRLLARIQIRQGPNRVGPDGLLQPLADAIKSIFKEDLVVAKADKVVFVLAPMISVTFAVLTFGLIPFGPKDAFFGYDPWVINLDVGLLYVFAVSEIAIYGIFLAGWASNSKYSLLGSLRSSASLISYELALGISLLAPVLLVGSLNLREIVEWQHQNGWLILYALPAFAIFLLTSMAEAARTPFDLPEAEQELVSGYNTEYSSIKWALFQMAEYIHLITASALIPTLFLGGWRMPGFLEQLPLIGGLFALPYLWMFVKIALFLFFFIWVRGTLFRLRYDQLMVFSWGRLFPLALAWFLLSALVVAFKWPIAVLGWLSLLSLVVFLAYVLLTARPKPRAMPRMGAGD